The sequence CGCCCACGGACGCCTACCGGGGCGCGGGCCGCCCAGAGGCCACCTACGCCATCGAGCGGATGATGGACGAGCTGGCCGCCGAACTGGGCGTCGACCCCATCGAGGTACGGCGCCGCAACTGGATCGGGCACGAGGAGTTCCCGTACGAGACGATCGCGGGCCTCACCTACGACTCCGGCAACTACGAGGCGGCCACCGACAAGGCGCTGGAGCTGTTCGAGTACGACAAGCTCCGCGCGGAGCAGCTGGACCGGCGGGAACGGCGCGATCCGGTGCAGCTGGGCATCGGAGTGTCCACCTTCACGGAGATGTGCGGTCTCGCCCCGTCCCGGGTCCTCGGGTCGCTGTCGTACGGGGCCGGGGGCTGGGAGCACGCGTCGGTGCGGGTACTGCCGTCCGGCAAGGTCGAGGTCGTCACCGGTTCGTCCCCGCACGGGCAGGGCCACGCGACGGCGTGGGCGCAGATCGCCGCCGACCGGCTCGGCGTGCCGTTCGAGGACGTGAAGGTCCTGCACGGCGACACCGCCATCTCGCCCAAGGGAATGGACACCTACGGGTCCCGCTCCCTGGCCGTGGGAGGCGTCGCTCTGTTCTCCGCCTGCGAGAAGGTGGTGGACAAGGCCCGCAAGGTGGCCGCGCATCTGCTGGAGGCGTCCGAGCAGGACCTGGAGTTCGACGGCGGACGGTTCAGCGTCCGCGGCGTCCAGGAGGAGGGCAGGACGATCCAGGAGGTCGCGCTGGCCGCGTTCGCCGCGCACGACCTGCCGGACGGAATCGAACCGTCCCTGGACTCCGACGCCACGTTCGACCCGGAGAACTTCTCCTTCCCGCACGGCACGCACCTGTGCGCAGCCGAGGTCGACACCGAGACCGGGATGGTGAAGCTCCGCAAGTACGTGGCCGTGGACGACGTGGGCAAGGTCGTCAACCCGCTCATCGTGGAGGGCCAGGTCCACGGCGGGCTCGCGCAGGGCATCGCCCAGGCCCTCTACGAGGAGGCCGTGTACGACGCGGACGGCAACCTGACGACGACCACGATGGCCGACTACCTGGTCCCGTCGGCCGCGGACCTGCCGACGTTCACGACCGACCGGACCGAGACGCCCGCGACGTCCAACCCGATGGGCGTGAAGGGCGTCGGCGAGGCCGGCACGATCGCCTCGACCCCGGCGGTCGTCAACTCGATCGTGGACGCGCTGCGCCCCTACGGGGTGCACGACGTGCCGATGCCGTGCACGCCCGAGCGCGTGTGGCGCGCGATGCGCGCGGAGGAGAAGCCGGCGGCCGCGGAACCGGGCGCGGGCGGCGGGCTCGGCTCGGCCGGAGGTGACCAGTGATCCCCGCGACGTTCGACTACGTCCGTCCCACCTCGGTGGACGACGCCGTCCAGGCGCTGTCCGACGGGGGCGAGGACGCCAAGGTGCTGGCGGGAGGGCAGAGCCTGATGCCGCTGCTGCGGCTGCGGCTCGCCTATCCCGACTCGCTGATCGACCTGGGCCGGCTCGACGCGCTCCGGGAGATCCGCGACGAGGGCGACTCGCTGGTCATCGGCGCCATGGCGACGCACCACCAGGTGATCCGCGATCCGCTGGTGCGCGAGCACGTCCCGCTGATCGTGCAGGCGACGGAGACCGTCGCCGACCCGGCGGTCCGGCACCGCGGCACCTTCGGCGGGTCGCTCGCCCACGCGGACCCGGCCGGCGACCTGCCCGCCGTCGCGCTCGCGCTGGACGCGGTGCTCCTCGTCCGGTCCTCGCGCGGCGAGAGGGAGATCCCCGCGTCGGAGTTCTTCGTCGACTGGATGACGTCGGCGATGGAGCCGGACGAGCTCCTCGTGGGCGTGCGCGTGCCGAAGCTGGGTGCGGGCTGGGGCGTCCACTACGAGAAGTTCCACCGGACCGCGCAGGCCTGGGCGATCGTCGGGGTGGCGTGCGCCGTCCACCGCAACGGTGACGGCGTCGAGGAGGCGCGCGTCGCGCTGACCAACATGGGCGCGGCCCCGGTCAGGGCGAGCGCGGTGGAGACCGCCGTCAGAGGGGGTTCGGCGTCGGAGGAGGCGTTCCGGACCGCCGCCGCGCAGGCCGCGGCGGGCACGGAGCCGCCCACGGACCTGCACGGGTCGTCGGAGTACCGGGCCCATCTGGCGACGGTGCTGACGGCGCGCGCGCTGGCGGCCGCCGCGGGCTGACCCGCCCGCGGGGCGGGAACATGCGGCCGGGCCCGTCGCCCCGGCGCCCGGCCGCATGTTCGCCGGTGCCGCATGATCACAGCGGCGCGGGGTACCGGGGTGCCTGGGGCGTACCGGGGTGCCCGGGGCCCCACTGGCGACGCGACGGGCGGCCACCGTAGGGTCGCGGGCAAGGTCTCCGGACGATAAGGACACTGATCATGGAGCTCGACCACGATTTCACCGTCCCCGTGCCGGTGGATCAGGCCTGGTCGGTGCTGCTCGACGTGGAGCGCGTCGCGGCCTGCATGCCGGGCGCGACGCTCGACTCGGTCGACGGCGAGGAGTACTCGGGCCGGATGAAGGTGAAGGTCGGCGCGATGACCATCACCTACCGCGGCACCGCGCGGATCGTCTCGGCGGACGCGTCGTCCCGCGTCGTCACGATGGAGGCGTCCGCCAAGGAGGCCCGCGGGTCCGGGACGGCGGCGGCGACCGTGCAGGCGAGGCTGCACGCGGAGGACGGCGTCACCCGCGTCAGCGTCCACACCAAGCTGAACGTCACGGGCCGCCCGGCGCAGTTCGGCCGCAACATCCTGTCCGAGGTCGGTTCCAAGATCATCGCGCGGTTCGCCAAGCAGCTGGCCGCCGAGCTCGAGGCCCCCGGCGGGACCGCCGCCGAGGCCCCGGCCGCCGCTGCCGCTCCTGTTGAGACGCCCGCCGAGAAGACCACCGAGAAGCCCGCCGAGGCCACCGCCGACACACCGGCGACCGCCGCCGTGGCGCCCACGGAGACGCCTGCCGCGACCCCGGAGAGTCCTGAGAAGGCCGCCGAACCGGAGTTGGAGGCGGAGACCGGGGTGGCCCCCGCGACACCGGAGGAGTCCGCCGACAAGCCCGGCCCCGTCAAGGCCGAGCCCGGGGAGCGCCCGTCGCTGCACGTGGCGGGCGGGCGTGAAGAAGGGGGGCGGGTGGAGGAGAAGGACGACGCGATCGATCTGCTGGAGTTCGTGGGCCCGTCGATCGCCAAGCGGGCCGTTCCCGCGGTCGGCGGCCTGGTCGCCGTCCTCCTGGCCGTCCGCTTCCTCGTGCGCCGCCGCAGGAAGCGCTGACGGGCGCTCACCTCCGGGACGAGGTCAAGCCGCCGTCAACGATCCGTGCGCGGGCGGCGGCGTCGATGGAACGCGCCGTCGCCGGTGCGGTCGGCTGGTCCGGTGGACACCACCGAGCTCCAGCGGATCGTGCGGATCGAGAACGACAACTGGTGGTACCGCGAGCGCCGCGAGATCCTGGCCGCGGAGCTGCTGCGGTTCAGCGTGCCCGGGACGGCCGTCGACATCGGCGCCGCGTCCGGGGCGTCCTGCCGCGTGCTGGCCGGTCACGGCTGGGGCGCCACCGCGATCGATCTGAGCCCGGACGCCGTTGCGCTGGTCCGTGCCTACGGCATCGAGGCCTACGAGGGCGACGCGCGTTACCTGCCGCTGCCGGCGTGCGAGTACGACCTGGCGCTGGCTCTCGACGTGCTTGAGCACGTGGAGGACGACGAGCGGGCGGCCGCGGAGGTCGCGCGGGTGCTGCGGCCGGGTGGGACGATGCTGGTGTCCGTGCCCTGCGACATGGCTCTGTGGTCGGCGCATGACGTGGCTCTCGGACGCGTCCGCCGCTACTCCCGCCGCACTCTGGTCGAACTCCTGGAGGGCGCGGGGCTGGTGCTGGAGCGCGTGTGGAGCAGGGGCGTCCTGCACCGTCCGCTCCTGCGTCTGCTCAGGAACCGGACGGTGCGGCGCGAGGATCTGGCTCCGCTGCATCCGCTCGTCAACGAGACGCTGCGCCTGTCCGCCTCGCTGGAGCGGCGCCTGCCGGTCGCCTCGTGGCCTGGTGTATGGCTGTTCGCGCGGGCGCGCCGCCCAGGCTGAACGGCGAGCTCCCCCGTCTCAGGCTTTGCCGAAGACGCGGTCGACCACCCTGGACGCGGCCTGGCCGTCGTCGTGCGGGCAGTACTTCACGAAGAATCGGTCGTAGGCGTCCGCGTAGCGCTGCTCTCCCGCCGGCGCCGTCCTGACCGCTTCGGCGACCTCCGCGGACGTCCGCACGACCGGGCCGGGCGCTTCGGCCTCCAGGTCGAAGTAGAAGCCGCGCACGTGGTCGCGGTACCAGTCCAGGTCGTAGGTGTAGAGGACGATGGGGCGACCCAGGATCGCGTAGTCGAACATGGCGGACGAGTAGTCCGTGACGAGCACGTCGGCGGCCATGTACAGCTCGGCGATGTCGGGATACCGGGACACGTCGATGACGAAGGGGTCGGAGTCGCCCCCGGCGAGTCGAGCCGCGGCCGCGCGGTCCCGGTCGGTGATGAGGTGATGCGTTCGCAGGAGGAGGACGTGGTCGTCACCCAGGGCCTCTCGCATGGTCTCCACGTCCAGCTCCAGCGAGAAGCCCTGCCTGCCTTCTGCGTGGTGCCGGTCGTCACGCCATGTCGGCGCGTAAAGGACGACCTTCTTGCCCTGCGGAATCCCCAGGCGCTTCCGAATGCGGCTTCCGATGCGTTCCCACTCGGGCGTGCTGAGGATGTCGTTGCGCGGGAACCCCGTCTCCAGGACTTCGCCCTCGTACCGGAAGGCCCGCCGCATGACCTGGGTGGCGTACGGGCTGGAAGACAGCAGGAGATCCCAGCGCGGCACCTCCCGCTCCATCCAGTCCAGCCGCTCGGTGCGCTGGTACGGCATGTCCCGCAAGTCGTAGGCGAGGCGCTTCAGCGGGGTGCCGTGCCAGGTCTGGAGGTAGATCTGGCCTGTCCGCTTGAAGAACCAGGGCGGCATCGCGTGGTTGGCGACGACGTACCGGGCGCGTGCGAGGACGCGGTAGTGCTCGCGGCTCCCGGCCAGGACGGTCGCGGCCTTTCCGTCCGCCGCGAACTGGTCGTCCTGGGACACCCACACGCATTCCAGGTCGGTGTCGCGCCGGATGAGTTCCTCGTAGACGGCCCTCGGGCTGCAGCTGTACTGGGAGCCGTCGTAGCTGCTGAACACCACCATGCCTGCCAGAGGACTCCGCAGGTAGACCGAATAGTCCCTCTGCTGGAGGAGGGTCTGCGCGTGCCCGCCGCGCTCGTCGTCCTCCAGCGACACGCGGCTGTGCAGCATCAGCGCGTCGATCTGGTGGACGCCGATCTCGAATTCGTGCGTGCCCGCGCGGTGCCGGCCGGGAAGGCCGGGGATGGCCTCGCGTTCGACGACGACGGCCACCTCGCCGGAACGCGTGCGCGCCGCCAGGTCCCAGGTTCCGCTGCTCAGCGGCAGGTCCGTCCCGAACACCGACATCGTCGCGGGGGCGAACGCGGCGGTGAACCGGCCTCCCCTACCGGTGGCGTCGTCCTCCCAGGTGACGGGGACGCGGTACTCCTCGCCGGATCGGCGCCGCCGCAGGACGAAGTGGTCGGGGCGGTGTTCCGGGTCGGCGAAGTCGCCTCCCAGCGTGAGCAGTCCGTTGGCGTCCCACTCGGCTCCCGTGACGACCGGACGGAAGCTGCGCTCGACCCCGCGCAGGTTCCCGAACGCGGTGCGGCTGACGGCGAACTCCCGGCCGCGCCCCGCGCTCTCCGGCAGGGCGAAGCGGGCGGGCTTGACGTTGTTCGCGACGGTGAGGCGCAGCGGGCCGCCTTCACCCGTCAACCGGATGTCCCAGTCGATGGTGTCGCGCAGGTGCGTGCCGTACGCTTCGCTGTTCGGCTCGCTGTTCGGCACGGACGCGAGGTACTTCAGGGGCAGCCTGGCCGTGAAGTCGAACCCGGTGCCCTCCGCCATCCGCAGGACGGCCGACTGCCGCAGCGTCACCTCGCCGCGGATCTCGTCTCCCCCGTGCCTGCGCACCGCGACCATCGCGGCCCCGGCACCGAGCGCGCGCCGCGTCCAGCCGGACAGCTCCAGCGCGTCGCCGTCGAGGCCGATCCCGGTGAGGACGGCCTTGGCCCGCTTGACGTGGACGACGAACACGTCGTCGTCGCCCGCCGCCGGCTGGACGGCCACGTGCTCGTCCACCTGCCGCGGCGACGTCCACCGGACGGCCGGAGCCGTCGCGGTCAGCCGCTGGACCGCCCTGCGCCCGGCCGTCGACACCTCGGCGAACAGCTCGTAGGTGGCCGTCCGCCACTCGTCGCTGTCCAGGAGGTACTCGGGCTCCACCCGTACCGTGAAGCCCGACCAGTCGAGGGAGACGTTCGCCTGCCCGGAGCGCACCGTGACCTCCGGGACGTACCGGCGCTCCACCGGCAGCCGGATCTCCTTGCCGGTCCGCACGTCGCGCATCCAGACGCGGATCCGGGAGTCGTCCACCGCCGCCACCGCGAACCGGTCGAAGTAGGCGTGCCCCTCGACGATGAGGGTGTCGACGTCCCACTCCACGCGGTCGACGTCCGCCCACAGCGCCAGCTCGTCGGTGACGTCGTACACGTCCTCCGGGACGCCCCGGTCGGCGTCGTCGAAGAAGGGGTAGCGGGCGTACCAGCGCTGCCGGAGACGACCGCGCGACACCAGCGGGACGTCCCGCAGGCCGTCCTCCTCGAAGCGCAGCACCTCCAGCAGTTCGGGCAGCATGCGCTCGCCGAGCAGGTACGTCTCCAGCCGCCTGATGGCCTCAAGACCCGCGGTGGCCCGGCGCCCGGAGCCGGCGACGACCTCGGCGCCCAGCTCGACCAGGTGTTCGCGCTCCTCCCAGGTGGCCGTGGGCAGGGCGAGCATCAGTTCGCGCACGTCCAGGTCGAGCGCGTACATGTCGTGGACGGCCAGAAGGTCCGGCTCATGCGTGCGGACGAACTCCCGCGTCCTCGCCAGGGTCGCCATGCGTTCGGTGATGTCGGCCGGGTCGGGGCGCATGCGCGGGGCCGTTCCGGGTCGGTCCCGCCAGAAGTAGACGGTCGCGTCCACCACGTCCACGGCGGAGGCCAACACGTGGCTCTGCACGGCGATGAGGAGGTCTCCGCCGGCCCCGAACTCGAAGCCGTACGCGTCCCAGAAGGAGCGCCGGTAGACCTTGTTCCACACCGTCCTGTCTTGCAGGAGGGCGGGGTGCCTGGTCACGTGCGTCGACAGCATGGTCTCCGCGTAGGGGTCGCTGTGGAGCGGCGACTGCCACACCTGTTCCTCGTCCAGGCACATGACGTTCCCGCCCGCGAGGTCCGAGCCGGTGCCGTCCAGCGTCCCGACCAGCAGTTCGTAGGCGTAGGGCGGCACCGCGTCCTCACCGTCGGCGAAGGCGAGGTAGCGGCCTTTCGCCTGCTCGACGCCCGCGTCGGCCGCCGTCGTGCCGGGGGCGGGCTGCAGGAGGGCGAAGCGGTCGTCGCGTCCCGCGAACTCCTTGGCGACGGCGGCGTCCTTGGCGGCTCCGCCCTGGCCGTCCTCCACCATGAGCACCTGGATGTCGCGCAGCGTCTGCCCGGCGATCGACTCCAGGCACTCCGCCAGGCGGCCGCCGGTGTTGCGGATGGGGACGACGATGCTGATCTGCGGGGACACGGGCGGCTCCGTACTGGGCTTTCGGGGATGCGTGGGCTTACGGGGATGCGTGAGCTTTCGGCGGTCGAGCGGGCTTCGGCGGGCGGGACGGGCTCAGCGAAGGACACGGTCGAGCACGCGGGCGCCGGCGTGGCCGTCGTCGTGCGGGCAGTACCGGGCGGCGAAGGCGGCGCGCGCGTCCCGGAACCCGGTCTCCAGCGCGGCGGGATCGCGCAGTGCCTCGACGACGTCCTGCGTGGTGGCGAGCAGCGGACCGGGCGCCTCGGCGTCGAAGTCGAAGTAGAAGCCGCGCACGTGGTCGCGGTAGCGCTCCAGGTCGTAGGTGAAGAACACCATCGGGCGGCCGGTGACGGCGAAGTCGAACATGGACGACGAGTAGTCGGTGACGAGCACGTCGCTGATGAGGAACAGCTCCGAGATGTCGGGATAGACCGAGACGTCCATGACGCAGTCGCCCGGCCGCAGCCTCGGGCGGTCGGTGACGAGATAGTGCGTCCGCAGGAGCAGGACGTGGTCGCGTCCCAGCGCGGCCCGGAACCGGTCGATCTCGAATTCGAGGCTGAACGCGCGCTTGCCGATCGCCTGGTGGAAGTCGTCCCGCCACGTCGGGGCGTACAGGACGACCCGCTTGCCCTCCGGGATGCCGAGCCGGCGTCGCACCGCCGCGGCGATCTCATCGCGGTGCGGGCTGCTCAGCACGTCGTTGCGGGGGTAGCCGCTTTCGAGGACGTCCCCGGTGTAGCCGAACGCGCGCCGGAACAGCGGCACGGAGAAAGCGTTCTGGGCGAGGAGGAGGTCCCACTGGGGGACGTCGTACTCCATCCAGTCCACGCCCTCGGTGCGCTTGAAGGGCATCTTCTTGACGTCGTATCCGAGCTTCTTGAGCGGCGTCCCGTGCCAGCACTGCACGTAGGTCTGGTCCTCGCGCTTGGTGAACCATTCCTGCTGCGACCAGTTGCCGAAGATGTAGCGCGCGCGGGCGAGCGCCTCGTAGTGCTCCCGCGTCCCGGCCAGGACGGTGCGGGCACCAGATGGCTTGCCGAACTGTCCGTTCTCGGTGACCCACACGCATTCCAGGTCGGTTTCGCGCCGCCGCAGCTCGTCGTAGATGCCGCGCGGGTTGCACGCGTACTGGCGGCCCTTGTAGGCGTCGAACACCACGAGTTCCCGGACGGGCAGGTTCAGGTGGCGCCGGTAGTGTCCGGACCGGATGCGGCTCTGCGCGTAGGCACCGCGCTCGTCGTCGTCCAAGGCGGTCTCGACGCGCAGCTGCAACTGGTCGGTCCGCTGGGCCCGGACGGTGATCCGGTGCAGTCCCGCTTCGAACGGCTCGGGCAGGTCGCGGAGGGTGTGGCGGCGCACGACCACCGGCTGCTCCTGCCCTCCGACCGTGGCGAGGGCGTCCCAGCGGCCGGAGACCAGCGGGCGCGACAGGCCGAGCACCGGCATGCGCGCGGGCGAGAACACCGCCGTGAACCGCTCGTCCTCCCAGTGCAGCCTGACGGCGTGCTCCTCGCTCGACCGCCGCCGCCTGAGGATCAGCGAGTCCGGCCGCCCGATCCGGTCCGAGCACGTGCCCGCCAGGCGAAGGGCGCCCTCGGACGACCACGCCACCTCGTCGACGGCGAGGACGCGGCCGCGGGAGACGATCCGCAGGGTGCTGCGCCGGGTCCTGGCGATCTCCAGTTCGCCGCCGGGGATGGGGAAGGCGGCGCCCGCCGGGTCCTCGTCCAGGTACGGGCGGATCCCCTCCGAGAGGGTGATCTCCCAGTCGCCGTGCCTCCGGGCCAGCCCGGCGACCGGCAGCCGCGCCCGGAACCCGTCGGCGCCGACCGGCTCGACCGGCCCGAGCACCGCGGTGCGCCCCGCCCTCGGGGCGGCGGTGACGCGCGGCTCGTCCCCGAACGGGAGGCGGCTCCAGCCGTCCAGCCACAGCTCGCCGCCCTCCAGGTGGCAGCCGATGACCGCGGCCGGCGTGCGGCGCACCTGGATCACGAACCGGTTCCGGCCCGTGACGCCCTGGACGAGCACGCCCGGCGCGCACTCCCGGTCCTGCGGCCACTGCCGCCCGGTGAGCCGCGGGCCGGCGAACGTCGACCGGCGCCGCAGCCCGCGGTTGACGATCTCGACGCACGGCACCCAGTCGACGTCCCGCCAGCGCCCGAACATCCGCAGCGCGGACGGGTCGAGCTCCGCGACGAACCCGGACCAGTCGTAGGACACGTTCGACTGCCGCGACCCGGCGGTCACGTCCGGCCTGCGGACCCTCCTGACCGGGACGCGCATGAGGCCCCGCCTGTTGGCCGCCACCAGCCAGATCCGGATGCGGGACCCGTCCTCGCTGGAGGCGTCCAGATGCCGGATGTAGGCGTGGCCCTCCAGGCGGAGCCGGCCGTCCGCCCAGGTGGCCCGGTCGATCGCCGCGACCGGTCTGAGCTCGTCGGTCACGTCGTACACGTGCGCCGGGACGCCGCGGTCCTCGTCCTCGAAGAACGGGTACTCGGCGTACCAGCGGTGCCGCAGGCCGCGACGCACGCGCGGCGCGTCCGCCGCCTTGCGCAACTGGACGTAGCGCAGCACCTCCAGCAGTTCCGGCAGCATCCGCCGGCACAGCAGGTGCAGTTGCAGGCGCGTCATCGCCGGCTGCCGCTTCAGGACGCGGGCGCTCACCTGCCGGGCCAGGGCCGCCCCCATGGCGACGAGTTCTCCGCGGTTCTCCTCCTGCGTCCTGGGGAGGGCCTCGAACAGGACGCGAAGCTCGATGGGAATGAGGACGTGCTCGTCGTAGGCGTTCAGGAGCTGCGGCGCGTAGTCGGCCAGGCCCTCCCGTACGGTCCGCGCGGAACGCATGCGCTGGCTGAAGTTGTCCCAGTCGTAGCGGTCCTCTGTGATGGACCCGGGGCGCTTGCGCCAGAAGTAGACCGTCTCGCTCAGGACGTCCACCGAACGGGCCAGGGCGTGCGCGCGCGCCGTGACGGGAGGGTCCTCGTAGTAGCCCGGAGGGAACTCCAGACCCGTCCGGGCCCAGAACACGCGCCGGTACACCTTGTTCCACGGCGTCCGGTCGCGCATGAGCATCGGCATGGACGACACATGCGTCTTCGCACGGGACTCGGTGAACAGCCCGTCGTGCAGGTGCGACTGCCAGGTCCGGTCGTCGTCCATCCGCTGGACGTTCCCGGACGCCAGGTCCGACCCGGTCCGCTCAAGGGACGCGACCAGCCGCGCGTACGCCTCGCGCTCCACGACGTCGTCGGCGTCGGCGAACGCCAGGTACTCGCCCCTCGCCTGCCGCACGCCCGCGTTGCGGGCGGGCCCCGGCCCCTCGTTCTCCCGCGTGAGCAGCCGGAACCGCGGGTCGCGGCCGCACATGTCCTTGGCGATCACGGCGCCGTTGTCGGTGGACCCGTCGTCCACCATGATCACTTCGAGGTCGCCCAGCGTCTGGCCCGCCAGCGATTCCAGGCACTCCTGGAGGTACTCCTCGGTGTTGTGGAACGGCACGACCACGCTGAGCTTCGGGGACATGGGGCCTCCTCCTCGCCCCACGAGCATGGTGACGTCACGCCGCGGCACGAACGCGCATCGCGATTGCGAGGCCGTCCCCTGACGCAGACTTGACCTCGCCTGGCCACCACTTGACCTGGGCGTTAATCCACCGGGCCAGGAATCCCGCAGATCAGGCGGGGCGGATGCCGGGGGCCACGCCCGACTCCACGACGGCGGCGCGCAGGCTCGCCGCGAGCGCCTCGAACTCGTCCGCGCGCGGGGAGGTCGACCGGAAGCCCAGGCCGACGCGGCGGAAGGGCGCCGGTGCCGCGAAGCGGTGCAGACCGAGGTTCGGCGCCCGGCGGGTCTCCACGGGCAGCGCCGTCTCGGGGACGAGCGTCACCCCCAGCCCGCCCGCCACGAGCTGGACCAGCGTCGCCAGGCTCGTGGCGTACGTGGCCGCGGCGGCGCGCGCCCCCACCTCCCGGCAGACGTCCAGCGCCTGGTCGCGCAGGCAGTGGCCCTCGTTCAGCAGGAGGACGTCGAGGTCGTTCAGCGCCTCCCGCGCGACCTCGGTGGCGCCCAGCTCGAACCCGGCGGGCGCGACGAGCACGAAGTCCTCGTCGTACAGCGGCAGCTCCGTCACGCCCGACGCCGGCACGGGGAGCGCCAGCAGCACCACGTCCAGGCGCCCGGCGAGCAGTTCCGCGACGATGTGGCCGGTCCGCTCCTCGTGGACGGACAGTTCCAGGTCGGGGAACTCCTTGGTGAGCCTCGGCAGGACGACGGGCAGCAGGTAAGGCGCGACGGTCGGGATGACGCCCACCCGGAGCGGCCCGACGAGCGTCCCTCGGACGGCCTGGACGTCCTCGACCAGCCGGTCGAGTTCCGCGAGGACCGTCTCGGCCCGCCGTGCGACCCGTTCCCCCGTGGGCGTCAGCAGGACCCTGCGCGTCGTCCGCTCGACGAGCTGCGTCCCGAGGCCCTCCTCAAGCGCCGCCACGGCCCCGGACAGGGCGGGCTGGCTCATGCGCAGAGCGGCGGCGGCGTCACGGAAATGCAGGTACTCCGCCAATGCCAGGAACGCCCGCAACTGGGCCACCGTGGGTCTGCTGATCGCCATCCTGACGCAGACATTACCGAAGGGCGGTCACGCACCGTGACTTGTCCCAGGTCGAGGCGGGGTGGGATTCACCACAGCGGGCGGGCGGTCAGCGGATGGGCAGGCGGTCGGGGTGCGGGATGGGGGCGCCGGGGTCGGCGACACGGGGGGTGAAGGTGCCGTGGAAGCCGAACGGGAGGTGGTGCGGGAGGTGGAGGTCCGCGACCGGGGCGAGGTCCCGGGCGTCCAGGATGGTGAGCCGCGAGCGGTGTTCCGCGGCGAGATACACAACGGACAGGAGCCACCCGTCGTCCTCGGCGGAATCCGGTGCGCGGGGCACGAAGATGGGCTCGCCCACGTAGGTGTGCGGGCCGGCATCGTGCGCCTGGGTGCGGCCCGTGTCGTTGTCGACTTTCAGGACGGTGTCGTACTCGCCGGTCGAGCCCATCCGTCCCGTCATGTAGGTGTAGCGGTGCCTTCGCGTGGAACGGCGCCAGTCGTACTGGGGGAACTCGCCGGGCCGGTCGGACAGCGGCGTCTCGATCACACGTCCAGCCGGGGTGATCCGGTAGCGCATGAGCCTGCTGGACGGCAGGTCGGTGAAGCGCGTGCGGAAGTCGGACAGATCACGTCTGATCGCTTCGAAGTCGTCGAAGAGCACCAGGTCGACGACGGTGTCGGCGCCGTCCTCGAAGGCGTTCGCCAGGTGGACGTGCACGAGCGCCTCGTGCTCCACGACCCGCGCCGGGCCGCCGTTGCGCGGCACCAGCACGAACCGCGTCCCCTTCTCGGGACGGTGCCGGATCGCGTCGAACACCGACGCGCCCCCGCCGAACATCGTGCGCACGTCGACCATGTACGGGTCCAGGACGAACACCATGTGCTCGGTCGTCAGCGCCACATCGTGGTTCCACGGCATGTTCAGCATCCGGACCCGGGCGAGCCGCCGCAGCCGGCCGCGCCGGTCGACCTTCCAGCAGTTCAGGGACGGCAGCGGGCCGAAGTCCTGGCCGAAGTTGAACATCTCGCCCGTCACCGGATCCCACTTCGGGTGGGCGGAGAACGCCTTGAGCGCGCCGCGCAGCCGTCCGTCGAAGTCGTACGTGCCGAGCGTCTCCAGGGTGTCGGGGTCGAGGCGGTGCGGCGGGCCGCCCTCCCACAGGGCCAGCAGCCGGTCGGCATGCAGTGCGATGCCGGTGTTGGCGACGTTCGCCGGCCCCTTCCCCTTGACGAAGTTGGCCCAGAAGCCGCCGGGAAGCGGCGTTCCGACCCCCGGATGGACGGGCCCGCCTGACACCATGCCGTGCTTGAACTGCGGCGTCCGGACGTACCGGTTGCGGAACCGCACGGACCGCCCGTCGAAGGCGAACTGCGAGACCATCCCGTCGCCGTCGAAGAGGTGGTGCATCAGCGTCCGCCCGACCTCCCACTTGCCCGGGCCGATCCGGTACAGCGTGCCGGTGAGGCCGGACGGGAGCTCGCCGTCGATCTGGTCGACGACGTAGTCGTGCTCGCGCATGAGCGGCGCGAAGACGCGCGC is a genomic window of Actinomadura citrea containing:
- a CDS encoding bifunctional glycosyltransferase/CDP-glycerol:glycerophosphate glycerophosphotransferase, coding for MSPKLSVVVPFHNTEEYLQECLESLAGQTLGDLEVIMVDDGSTDNGAVIAKDMCGRDPRFRLLTRENEGPGPARNAGVRQARGEYLAFADADDVVEREAYARLVASLERTGSDLASGNVQRMDDDRTWQSHLHDGLFTESRAKTHVSSMPMLMRDRTPWNKVYRRVFWARTGLEFPPGYYEDPPVTARAHALARSVDVLSETVYFWRKRPGSITEDRYDWDNFSQRMRSARTVREGLADYAPQLLNAYDEHVLIPIELRVLFEALPRTQEENRGELVAMGAALARQVSARVLKRQPAMTRLQLHLLCRRMLPELLEVLRYVQLRKAADAPRVRRGLRHRWYAEYPFFEDEDRGVPAHVYDVTDELRPVAAIDRATWADGRLRLEGHAYIRHLDASSEDGSRIRIWLVAANRRGLMRVPVRRVRRPDVTAGSRQSNVSYDWSGFVAELDPSALRMFGRWRDVDWVPCVEIVNRGLRRRSTFAGPRLTGRQWPQDRECAPGVLVQGVTGRNRFVIQVRRTPAAVIGCHLEGGELWLDGWSRLPFGDEPRVTAAPRAGRTAVLGPVEPVGADGFRARLPVAGLARRHGDWEITLSEGIRPYLDEDPAGAAFPIPGGELEIARTRRSTLRIVSRGRVLAVDEVAWSSEGALRLAGTCSDRIGRPDSLILRRRRSSEEHAVRLHWEDERFTAVFSPARMPVLGLSRPLVSGRWDALATVGGQEQPVVVRRHTLRDLPEPFEAGLHRITVRAQRTDQLQLRVETALDDDERGAYAQSRIRSGHYRRHLNLPVRELVVFDAYKGRQYACNPRGIYDELRRRETDLECVWVTENGQFGKPSGARTVLAGTREHYEALARARYIFGNWSQQEWFTKREDQTYVQCWHGTPLKKLGYDVKKMPFKRTEGVDWMEYDVPQWDLLLAQNAFSVPLFRRAFGYTGDVLESGYPRNDVLSSPHRDEIAAAVRRRLGIPEGKRVVLYAPTWRDDFHQAIGKRAFSLEFEIDRFRAALGRDHVLLLRTHYLVTDRPRLRPGDCVMDVSVYPDISELFLISDVLVTDYSSSMFDFAVTGRPMVFFTYDLERYRDHVRGFYFDFDAEAPGPLLATTQDVVEALRDPAALETGFRDARAAFAARYCPHDDGHAGARVLDRVLR
- a CDS encoding LysR substrate-binding domain-containing protein; translated protein: MAISRPTVAQLRAFLALAEYLHFRDAAAALRMSQPALSGAVAALEEGLGTQLVERTTRRVLLTPTGERVARRAETVLAELDRLVEDVQAVRGTLVGPLRVGVIPTVAPYLLPVVLPRLTKEFPDLELSVHEERTGHIVAELLAGRLDVVLLALPVPASGVTELPLYDEDFVLVAPAGFELGATEVAREALNDLDVLLLNEGHCLRDQALDVCREVGARAAAATYATSLATLVQLVAGGLGVTLVPETALPVETRRAPNLGLHRFAAPAPFRRVGLGFRSTSPRADEFEALAASLRAAVVESGVAPGIRPA
- a CDS encoding carotenoid oxygenase family protein; this encodes MPQTSETGRTAEPANGEPDMARVFAPLMREHDYVVDQIDGELPSGLTGTLYRIGPGKWEVGRTLMHHLFDGDGMVSQFAFDGRSVRFRNRYVRTPQFKHGMVSGGPVHPGVGTPLPGGFWANFVKGKGPANVANTGIALHADRLLALWEGGPPHRLDPDTLETLGTYDFDGRLRGALKAFSAHPKWDPVTGEMFNFGQDFGPLPSLNCWKVDRRGRLRRLARVRMLNMPWNHDVALTTEHMVFVLDPYMVDVRTMFGGGASVFDAIRHRPEKGTRFVLVPRNGGPARVVEHEALVHVHLANAFEDGADTVVDLVLFDDFEAIRRDLSDFRTRFTDLPSSRLMRYRITPAGRVIETPLSDRPGEFPQYDWRRSTRRHRYTYMTGRMGSTGEYDTVLKVDNDTGRTQAHDAGPHTYVGEPIFVPRAPDSAEDDGWLLSVVYLAAEHRSRLTILDARDLAPVADLHLPHHLPFGFHGTFTPRVADPGAPIPHPDRLPIR